One window of Botrimarina mediterranea genomic DNA carries:
- the ribH gene encoding 6,7-dimethyl-8-ribityllumazine synthase produces MPNVIEPAADAAKNARYAVVVSEWNKAVTAKLADGAVASFKEAGVAEEGVDVVWVPGAWEIPVVVQRLADTCRYAGIVTLGAVIKGETAHDHWINHGVTEALMRIATEHSLPVLFGVLMCDTMEQALSRAGGAVGNKGVECAEAALRMAAILKALPTS; encoded by the coding sequence ATGCCGAACGTGATTGAACCCGCCGCTGACGCCGCCAAGAACGCCCGCTATGCGGTCGTCGTCTCGGAGTGGAACAAGGCCGTCACCGCCAAGCTCGCCGACGGCGCCGTCGCGAGCTTTAAGGAAGCGGGCGTTGCGGAAGAGGGGGTCGATGTCGTTTGGGTGCCGGGCGCTTGGGAGATCCCTGTCGTTGTGCAGCGGCTCGCCGACACGTGCCGCTATGCGGGGATCGTGACCCTCGGCGCGGTCATCAAGGGCGAGACGGCCCATGACCACTGGATCAACCACGGCGTCACCGAAGCCCTGATGCGGATCGCCACCGAGCACTCGCTGCCGGTGTTGTTCGGCGTGCTGATGTGCGACACGATGGAGCAAGCCCTCAGCCGCGCCGGCGGCGCCGTGGGCAACAAGGGCGTCGAGTGCGCCGAAGCCGCTTTGCGGATGGCGGCGATCCTCAAGGCGCTGCCCACGTCGTAG
- the nusB gene encoding transcription antitermination factor NusB → MSLRRRAREVALQILFEDDVNPRGTAAELTEFLHGRLNNQDGEDFALRLVLGVRQNREALDERLGQIAQNWSLKRMAGAERNILRIAAYEVIHGETPFAVAVNEAIELAKRYGSAQSGGFVNGILDRLKSVEAEGKA, encoded by the coding sequence ATGTCCCTACGCCGCCGCGCCCGTGAAGTCGCCCTCCAGATCCTCTTCGAGGACGACGTGAACCCGCGCGGCACGGCCGCCGAGCTGACCGAGTTCCTCCACGGCCGGCTCAACAACCAGGACGGCGAGGACTTTGCCCTGCGGCTGGTGCTCGGTGTCCGGCAGAACCGCGAGGCCCTCGACGAGCGGCTCGGCCAGATCGCCCAGAACTGGAGCCTCAAGCGGATGGCGGGCGCCGAACGCAACATCCTGCGGATCGCCGCTTACGAGGTGATTCACGGCGAGACGCCGTTCGCTGTCGCCGTGAACGAGGCGATCGAGCTAGCAAAGCGTTACGGCAGCGCCCAGTCGGGCGGCTTTGTGAACGGGATCTTGGACCGACTTAAGTCGGTTGAGGCTGAGGGGAAGGCCTGA
- the ftsY gene encoding signal recognition particle-docking protein FtsY, translating into MGFFSRIKAGLKKTGAVLNTDIRDLFKSEGRLIDEGFLEEIRGILFRTDMGYDSTEALVAEIGKQLRGRVVQLEEVVEVLKAKLKELMHQPASPIEFATSGPTVVMVCGVNGAGKTTSIAKLASQFKRDGKSVLLGAGDTFRAAAVQQLTIWAERLGAGIVTAPSGTHPATVGYQTVEKALGEEIDVAIIDTAGRLQTQSNLMAELTKIRAALAKALPGAPHEVLLVLDATTGQNGISQASKFAEAAGCTGIVLAKLDGTAKGGVVVSIRQQMGLPVKYVGLGESHEDLAPFNPDEFVDALFADVLNATA; encoded by the coding sequence ATGGGCTTTTTCAGCCGCATCAAAGCCGGTCTCAAAAAGACGGGCGCCGTCCTCAACACGGACATCCGCGACCTCTTCAAGAGCGAGGGGCGGCTGATCGACGAGGGGTTCTTGGAGGAGATCCGCGGCATCCTCTTCCGAACCGATATGGGCTACGACTCGACCGAGGCCCTCGTCGCCGAGATCGGCAAACAGCTCCGCGGCCGTGTCGTGCAACTCGAAGAGGTCGTCGAGGTCCTCAAGGCGAAGCTCAAAGAGCTGATGCACCAGCCCGCATCGCCGATCGAGTTCGCCACGAGTGGCCCGACGGTCGTGATGGTCTGCGGCGTCAACGGCGCGGGGAAGACAACCTCGATCGCCAAGCTCGCCAGCCAATTCAAGCGGGACGGCAAGAGCGTGCTGCTCGGCGCTGGCGACACGTTCCGCGCGGCGGCCGTGCAGCAGCTGACGATCTGGGCCGAGCGTCTCGGCGCCGGCATCGTCACCGCCCCGAGCGGCACCCACCCGGCGACGGTTGGCTATCAGACCGTCGAGAAGGCGCTCGGCGAAGAGATCGACGTGGCGATCATCGACACAGCCGGCCGGTTGCAGACGCAGTCGAACCTCATGGCCGAGCTGACGAAGATCCGCGCGGCGCTCGCCAAGGCCCTCCCCGGCGCGCCGCACGAGGTGCTGCTGGTGCTCGACGCCACGACGGGCCAGAACGGCATTAGCCAAGCGAGCAAGTTCGCCGAGGCGGCGGGATGCACGGGCATTGTCTTGGCGAAGCTCGACGGCACCGCGAAGGGGGGCGTCGTCGTCTCGATCCGCCAACAGATGGGACTGCCGGTGAAGTACGTCGGCCTCGGCGAGAGCCACGAAGACTTGGCGCCGTTCAACCCCGACGAGTTCGTCGATGCCCTCTTCGCCGACGTGCTCAACGCCACGGCGTAG
- a CDS encoding porin: protein MKRHALAGLTAFAVAGYAAADQVAQPASVAPAPLQYETYYNQPVDTLPSVTPPNPAVTSDVAYNIAPSSGYEPSCTAEPNCAVEPNCAAEPSCGLESCCGDACGCGSTCGLLGDCCLGDPWTLQGYLDPCGCSPITFGGWTQIGFHTQNTRFSRDDNDAFAFNDHPGRLNLHQQWFYAEKVAEAPCCGVDWGFRADLMYGTDAVKTQSFGNPAGSWDFQNGWDEGAGYGWAMPQLYGEVAWGDWSVKVGHFFTLIGYEVVTAPDNFFYSHAFTMFNSEPFTHTGAIATYNGFDDVTLYGGWTAGWDTGFDSFNDGSNFLGGFSTGLTDDITFTYMLTAGNFGKRSAGGDGYSHSVVVDFALTDDLNYVLQSDLVDIDDQNGNVTANDQVGINQYLFYTMNDCWAVGARLEWWKTDGFSYQEMTYGLNYRPHANVVIRPEIRYDWTASDAAANNVGFADAEEFNSAKFGMDAIFTF from the coding sequence ATGAAGCGTCACGCCCTTGCCGGGCTGACGGCGTTTGCCGTCGCCGGGTATGCGGCGGCCGACCAAGTCGCCCAACCGGCCTCGGTCGCCCCCGCCCCGCTGCAGTACGAAACTTACTACAACCAGCCGGTCGATACGCTGCCGTCGGTCACGCCGCCGAATCCCGCCGTGACGAGCGATGTGGCGTACAACATTGCGCCGAGCAGCGGCTACGAGCCGAGCTGCACGGCCGAACCCAACTGTGCGGTCGAGCCTAATTGCGCCGCGGAGCCCTCTTGCGGCCTCGAGTCTTGCTGCGGCGACGCCTGCGGTTGCGGCTCGACGTGCGGCCTGTTGGGCGACTGCTGCCTGGGCGACCCCTGGACGCTCCAGGGTTACCTCGACCCGTGCGGCTGCAGCCCGATTACGTTCGGCGGTTGGACCCAGATCGGTTTCCACACGCAGAACACCCGCTTCTCGCGTGACGACAACGACGCCTTCGCGTTCAACGACCACCCCGGCCGCCTGAACCTGCACCAGCAGTGGTTCTACGCCGAGAAGGTCGCCGAGGCGCCTTGCTGCGGCGTCGACTGGGGCTTCCGCGCCGACCTGATGTACGGCACCGACGCGGTGAAGACCCAGTCGTTCGGCAACCCGGCCGGCTCGTGGGACTTCCAGAACGGCTGGGACGAGGGCGCCGGCTACGGCTGGGCCATGCCGCAGCTGTACGGCGAAGTCGCCTGGGGCGATTGGTCGGTGAAGGTCGGCCACTTCTTCACGCTGATCGGTTACGAAGTCGTTACCGCCCCGGATAACTTCTTCTACAGCCACGCGTTCACGATGTTCAACAGCGAGCCGTTCACGCACACCGGCGCCATCGCGACCTACAACGGTTTCGACGACGTCACGCTGTACGGCGGTTGGACCGCGGGCTGGGACACGGGCTTCGACAGCTTCAACGACGGCAGCAACTTCCTCGGTGGTTTCAGCACCGGCCTCACCGACGACATCACCTTCACCTACATGCTGACCGCCGGCAACTTCGGCAAGCGTTCGGCGGGTGGTGACGGCTACAGCCACTCGGTGGTGGTGGACTTCGCCCTGACCGACGACCTGAACTACGTCCTGCAGTCGGACCTGGTGGACATCGACGACCAGAACGGCAACGTGACGGCGAACGATCAGGTCGGCATCAACCAGTACCTGTTCTACACGATGAACGACTGCTGGGCCGTTGGCGCCCGGCTCGAGTGGTGGAAGACCGACGGCTTCTCGTACCAAGAGATGACCTACGGCCTCAACTACCGCCCGCACGCCAACGTCGTGATCCGCCCCGAGATCCGCTACGACTGGACCGCCAGCGACGCCGCCGCCAACAACGTCGGCTTCGCGGACGCCGAAGAGTTCAACAGCGCTAAGTTCGGCATGGACGCGATCTTCACGTTCTGA
- the cdd gene encoding cytidine deaminase yields MAEPTQDQIDELVAVAIAVRGMAYAPFSKFYVGAAILDNEGRVFSGVNVENSSYGLTICAERTAAGTAITAGAKEFVAVAVATPGAAAPCGACRQFLYEFGPRCTVLLVDSETGAVKHTATLDEFLPSGFRLSS; encoded by the coding sequence ATGGCTGAACCGACTCAAGATCAGATCGACGAGCTCGTCGCCGTCGCGATCGCAGTTCGGGGAATGGCGTACGCCCCGTTCTCGAAGTTCTACGTCGGCGCCGCGATCCTCGACAACGAGGGCCGCGTCTTCAGCGGCGTCAACGTCGAGAACAGCTCGTACGGCCTGACGATCTGCGCCGAACGCACCGCCGCCGGAACCGCGATCACGGCCGGCGCCAAGGAGTTCGTCGCCGTCGCCGTCGCAACCCCCGGCGCCGCGGCGCCGTGCGGGGCTTGCCGCCAATTCCTGTACGAGTTCGGCCCGCGATGCACGGTGCTGCTGGTGGACAGCGAGACGGGCGCAGTGAAACACACCGCAACGCTCGATGAGTTCCTGCCGAGTGGGTTTCGTTTGAGCAGTTGA
- a CDS encoding thymidine phosphorylase has protein sequence MNVAQLIAKKRDGAELSRDEIGGLIAAYAADELPDYQMAAWAMAVFIRGMTTAEIAALTEAMLDSGAKFAGSPAGGPPNADKHSSGGIGDKVSIPLAPALACCGVRVPMISGRGLGATGGTLDKLESIPGYRVDYDLEDAQRLADEVGCVIVSASPRLVPADRKLYALRDVTGTVPSIALITASIMSKKLAEGLDALVLDVKCGSGAFMKTLDDARGLARSLVDTGKRMGVATAALITDMNQPLGRLAGNAVEIDESVACLEGGGPADLRELVIAQGAEALVLAKVASSTEEGRAGIAKSLDDGSAREKLAQMVRAQGGDLDAPRPRAAEQIVKADRGGYVTAIDTEALGYAIIELGGGRKQKEDELDYSVGLEMLVRLGDRVEAGQPLVKLFANAKGRDAASAMTTGAITLSDEPREAPPLIVERVD, from the coding sequence ATGAACGTCGCTCAGTTGATCGCCAAGAAGCGTGACGGCGCCGAGCTTTCGCGCGACGAGATCGGCGGCCTGATCGCCGCTTACGCCGCCGACGAGTTGCCCGATTACCAAATGGCCGCGTGGGCGATGGCCGTCTTCATCCGCGGCATGACGACGGCCGAGATCGCGGCGCTCACCGAGGCGATGCTCGACTCGGGCGCGAAGTTCGCCGGCTCGCCCGCTGGTGGACCGCCGAACGCCGATAAGCACTCGTCGGGCGGCATCGGCGACAAGGTCTCGATCCCGCTGGCGCCGGCGCTGGCGTGCTGCGGAGTACGGGTGCCGATGATCAGCGGCCGCGGCCTCGGCGCCACGGGTGGGACGCTCGACAAGCTCGAATCGATCCCCGGCTATCGCGTCGATTACGACCTCGAGGACGCGCAGCGTTTGGCCGACGAAGTGGGCTGCGTCATCGTCAGCGCGTCGCCGCGGCTCGTGCCGGCCGACCGCAAGCTCTACGCGCTGCGTGACGTGACGGGGACCGTGCCGTCGATCGCGCTGATCACCGCGAGCATCATGAGCAAGAAGCTCGCCGAAGGGCTCGACGCCCTGGTGCTCGACGTGAAGTGCGGCAGCGGCGCTTTCATGAAGACGCTCGACGACGCCCGCGGCCTGGCGCGGTCGCTTGTGGACACCGGCAAACGGATGGGCGTCGCCACCGCCGCGTTGATCACCGACATGAACCAGCCGCTCGGCCGCCTGGCGGGCAACGCCGTCGAGATCGACGAGTCGGTCGCGTGCCTCGAAGGGGGCGGTCCTGCCGACCTTCGCGAACTTGTCATCGCTCAAGGCGCCGAGGCGCTGGTGCTCGCCAAAGTCGCGTCCTCAACGGAAGAGGGACGCGCGGGAATCGCCAAATCGCTCGATGACGGCTCGGCGCGCGAGAAGCTCGCGCAAATGGTGCGGGCCCAAGGCGGCGACCTCGACGCCCCACGGCCGCGCGCGGCGGAGCAGATAGTGAAAGCAGATCGCGGTGGTTACGTCACGGCGATCGACACCGAGGCTCTTGGGTACGCGATCATCGAACTCGGCGGCGGACGCAAGCAGAAAGAGGACGAGCTCGACTACTCGGTCGGCCTGGAGATGCTCGTACGGCTCGGCGACCGCGTCGAAGCGGGCCAGCCGCTAGTCAAGCTCTTCGCTAACGCCAAGGGCCGCGACGCAGCTAGCGCGATGACAACTGGCGCCATCACGCTGTCGGATGAGCCACGAGAAGCTCCGCCGCTGATTGTTGAACGCGTTGACTAA